In one Pseudarthrobacter sp. NBSH8 genomic region, the following are encoded:
- a CDS encoding helix-turn-helix domain-containing protein, translated as MKALPVEPSNVPVAIGSRIRAARQSQRLTIEQVADATGLTKGFLSRVERDLTSPSVASLVTLCQVLSISIGDLFVAPETHLTKRNDGPRISLGGEGIVERLLTARSERRIQIIQAVIEPHGRGETELYAVDCDVDVLHVIKGSIRLIMTNEEYELSTGDTVTFPGREPHTWVNPTDEAVEVLWVLVPAASG; from the coding sequence ATGAAGGCACTGCCAGTTGAGCCGAGCAACGTTCCCGTTGCCATCGGTTCCCGAATCCGTGCCGCCCGGCAGTCCCAGCGGCTGACCATCGAGCAGGTTGCCGACGCTACAGGCCTGACCAAGGGCTTCCTGAGCCGCGTGGAACGTGACCTCACGTCGCCGTCGGTCGCGTCCCTGGTGACACTGTGCCAGGTCCTGTCCATCTCCATCGGCGATTTGTTCGTTGCCCCGGAAACACACCTGACCAAGCGGAACGACGGCCCCCGCATCTCCCTCGGCGGCGAAGGCATCGTAGAGCGGCTCCTGACGGCCCGTTCCGAACGGCGCATCCAGATCATCCAGGCCGTCATCGAGCCGCATGGCCGCGGGGAGACTGAGCTCTACGCCGTGGACTGCGACGTTGACGTGCTCCACGTGATCAAGGGAAGCATCCGGCTGATCATGACCAACGAGGAATACGAGCTCAGCACCGGCGACACCGTGACGTTCCCCGGCCGCGAGCCGCATACCTGGGTCAATCCCACCGACGAGGCCGTCGAGGTTCTCTGGGTCCTGGTCCCCGCCGCCAGCGGGTAG
- the speB gene encoding agmatinase — translation MKELRIEANGNLGPIDSSRIPRYAGAATYARLPRLDQVAKADVTVVGVPFDSGVSYRPGARFGSNHIREASRLLRPYNPAWDVSPFENIQVADAGDMAVNPFNINEAIETIQQNALDLTAAGSKLVTLGGDHTIALPLLRAAAERAGGPIAMLHFDAHLDTWDTYFGAEYTHGTPFRRAVEEGILDTEAISHIGTRGPLYGKKDLDDDHRFGFGIVTSADVYYQGVLETVAKVRARIGNRPLYISVDIDVLDPAHAPGTGTPEAGGITSRELLEIIRGFRGMNLVGADVVEVAPAYDHAEITGVAASHVAYELITLMADNAVEGDRFGTANGYAAQTLGQEARQPAGFAAGTKE, via the coding sequence TTGAAAGAGCTGCGCATCGAAGCCAACGGCAACCTTGGCCCCATCGATTCATCCCGTATCCCGCGCTATGCCGGCGCTGCAACGTACGCCCGACTGCCGCGCCTGGACCAGGTGGCCAAGGCTGACGTGACGGTGGTGGGAGTGCCCTTCGACTCGGGTGTTTCTTATCGTCCCGGCGCCCGTTTTGGCTCCAATCACATCCGCGAGGCCAGCCGCCTGCTGCGCCCGTACAACCCCGCCTGGGACGTCAGCCCGTTCGAAAACATCCAGGTGGCCGACGCCGGCGATATGGCGGTCAACCCGTTCAACATCAACGAGGCCATCGAAACCATCCAGCAGAATGCCCTGGACCTCACCGCGGCCGGCAGCAAACTGGTGACGCTCGGCGGGGACCACACCATTGCCCTGCCGTTGCTCCGCGCGGCTGCCGAGCGCGCGGGCGGCCCCATCGCGATGCTGCACTTTGACGCCCACCTGGACACCTGGGATACCTACTTCGGCGCCGAATACACGCATGGCACCCCGTTCCGCCGGGCCGTTGAAGAAGGCATCCTGGACACGGAAGCCATCAGCCACATCGGCACCCGCGGCCCGCTCTACGGCAAAAAGGATCTCGACGACGACCACCGCTTCGGGTTCGGCATCGTCACCTCCGCTGACGTCTACTACCAGGGCGTCCTGGAGACCGTGGCCAAGGTCCGCGCCCGGATCGGCAACCGCCCGCTCTACATCTCCGTGGACATCGACGTCCTGGACCCCGCGCATGCGCCCGGTACCGGAACCCCGGAGGCCGGCGGCATCACCAGCCGCGAACTCCTGGAGATCATCCGCGGCTTCCGCGGCATGAACCTGGTGGGCGCCGACGTCGTCGAGGTTGCTCCGGCCTACGACCACGCCGAAATCACCGGTGTGGCGGCCAGCCATGTGGCCTATGAACTGATCACCCTGATGGCGGACAATGCTGTTGA